AAATATTGATCAAACTTGGGTGGTGGAGCATTTTCTCGAGCTGGCAACAATACACAGGAGCCATATTCCTTCTTATTACCTTTTTTTACCCCCACTTTACAGTCTAGAGAAGTGCCACGAATGACTTGTAAACTGGTCACAACAGACTCTCCATTGTCAGGGGACTTTGAATATAGCTCACTCTCTTTAGACCAGCGAATTCTCTTGTTGGGTTTTAATCCAACAGACTCGCCAACAGTTCTTTTTGACTTCCTGAATATTTCCTGCTTCCAATAACCTTTAACTCGTGTTATGTCAAAAGGCTTGACATCATCATTATCAAAGAGTTTAGAGCACACAAAAGGCATCAACACTGTATTTGTTGCTTCGCTTATGTATTTCTCATAATGTTCTGGACTGAGAACTGTTGCTAGTCCATCAATGCATTCTATGCTGAGATCTTGAAGACACAGAGAAAAGAAAATCTCTCTGTCATTATAATCATGAGGTAAAACAAAACCAACCTCATCAATTTTGTGAAACCATCGTACCACAACCATCTTGTTTCCTTTGATATCTTCGTACATATCATCTAAGTAAGCAATAAGTCTTTTGCCTTCTTCAGCCAATACATACACAAATTCCTGAGCCTGCAAGCCAAGGGAAGATTTTTACTTAAAAAGCAATAGAAGAGGTAATATTAAAGCACAAAATGAAAATACTTGCATGCCAGTAAAAGCAGCGAATTTGGGAATTGTGCTTACAGAAATCACAGCTCCATTCCGACAGAATGATTGATAATGACTACGCCTTTTCCGGCACATCCACGAAGAACCTATCCACACAGATTCAGCTTTATACTGACCTAACTTCTGTTTCATAACATCCTAAAAAGATCAAGCAAAATGAGACACATGGACCAATATAATCACTAACCATAAGCACAAACAGAAACCATGTCATTAACTAACCTCAATAACGTCATCATCCAAATTCCTATCCATACTACTTCCAAATTGTCTAGAACTATTAGGCTGGTCACCTGAAAGCATAGGTAACAATTAGCCTAACAAGAAAGAACCACCTTCTAGAAGCTTCATTAAATTATGATCACCACAAATCAAAGATAGAAAAATTAAGAACTTTCAGATGTTCACCGATAAAATCATAAAAGGAAGTTGGGTTCTGAATCTCTCAACTAGCTCTCATAAGTCTCTGCGAGCATCAAAGGAGTTGAGATGGTTTTTTCAGGATTGAACAAGAGAAAGGTTAAAGAAAAGGATATTCAAAGTAAAATGATTTCTCATAAACACAGTGCAACCAACCTCCTAAATTCCACAGCTATATTAAGCACCATGGAGAATAGGGCTAAAGATATACTTATAATTCAGACAAAAGACAGATCCATCATCCATCCCGGAGACAAGGCTGCGCTAACTTATGGCAAGTAAATATAGAAACTTGTTCCCTTAGGGCTCAGGCCATTGCTTTACCCAAAACTGTAGCCGCAATAAAAGAAGACACCAAACGGAGAAAACACCTCAACAACCAGAACCAAAAATTCATTTCGTTCATGGAGTATATTTGGTCAAACATAAAAGATGCAGCAAGAATAACAATTTTTCCACCCATTTCCCACAGATCCCGCCAGAACTTAAACTCAACCTTTTCAATTTAAATCGGAAATATATCCcatataaaaaagtggaaaaCCATTAAAAGCTCACATAGCTGAGACTGCAAAAGAGCATATCCAGATTCACATGACGGTCAAAATCGAGAACAAAACATCGAAACTCAATTCGAAGAAAATCATATCAACAACGTAAAAGAATGGAAAATTtttaacaaaacaaaactagGAACTAACTCACCACCACCGAAATGAAACACTTTTACCCCAACAACTTACATTTCATGGAGAAAAGACAAATCAGCCCAGACAATcaacaaaatgaaaatgaatggaACCTGAAATTATTGATTCCAGCCAGTCGACGACCTCTCGTCTCGACCTCAACTTCACCCCCGAAGCGCCGCTCAAAATCGAGGGCACCAATTTGTTATCCCTAATCTTGTAATGATACGACATATGCCTAGCGCTCTTCTCCTTCCCAACAACCACAAGATCTCTACCGCCGCAGCGTTTGAGATAATAGTGAACCTCCCGCCGCCCCTTCTCCGTCGACAACAACACCTCCTCCCAACCGGCATACGCCGTCGTCGTATTATTCATCGCCATAGCACCCATCAATGGAATTAATTTCGAAATTAGTGGATAAAGTAAAAGGGGATAGAGAGAAGAAAATGAGTTAGCTATCCTTTTCacttttaaaattgaaattcgGTTTGAAATGAGTTTATATAGAAGGCGGCCTAGGGTATCGCGACTGAAACAGACGGCTGAGATTGTGTTTGGGCGCCGCAATGATACGGAGGAATCTCGCCCGAAGGTACGTGCGTCATACTATTTCTTTTGTAGATAGGCCCTTCAACTATTCCTTATTCTCTAATGTAGTAGTTGCATGGTTATGAACTTgtcagagcatccacagtggcgCGGATATCTCGGCGAACTTTCCAAATACACCTtttgccacgtcataaggacctcccactgcactgtcacgCCATAAGAacatctcactgcacaatggcggacatcccggcggacatccacaataataaaaattcacaaattcacaaatatataatttacagaattaaaatttcgacacaaatacgggaaaaatgcaacgattttatttttaaaaaaaacatacatatttatattaacaaaaatacatagttcaccAAAAAAAACTCATCTCAAACCAAAAAACGATTCGAACAAAGTACATGTTATGTCTTAAAGCTCTATAGTTTACCGCTAGCCGAACGAGGtatgatatgtttttgttttaggcCTTCATTTCGAACGATAATACATGCGTttgagttttttaaaaaatcgtatatatagagtttgcaatgagccgtatatatagagtttgcaacgagccatatatatagagtttttttataaaaaaaattaaa
This portion of the Salvia splendens isolate huo1 chromosome 10, SspV2, whole genome shotgun sequence genome encodes:
- the LOC121752510 gene encoding uncharacterized protein LOC121752510 isoform X1, yielding MGAMAMNNTTTAYAGWEEVLLSTEKGRREVHYYLKRCGGRDLVVVGKEKSARHMSYHYKIRDNKLVPSILSGASGVKLRSRREVVDWLESIISGDQPNSSRQFGSSMDRNLDDDVIEDVMKQKLGQYKAESVWIGSSWMCRKRRSHYQSFCRNGAVISAQEFVYVLAEEGKRLIAYLDDMYEDIKGNKMVVVRWFHKIDEVGFVLPHDYNDREIFFSLCLQDLSIECIDGLATVLSPEHYEKYISEATNTVLMPFVCSKLFDNDDVKPFDITRVKGYWKQEIFRKSKRTVGESVGLKPNKRIRWSKESELYSKSPDNGESVVTSLQVIRGTSLDCKVGVKKGNKKEYGSCVLLPARENAPPPKFDQYLAVGSQVEVLSQDSGIRGCWFRALIIKNHKDKVKIQYNDVKDAVDNSKNLEEWILASRIARPDAFGIRLSGRTTIRPTLSSEKGNISCAVTIGTVVDAWRHDGWWEGIVVKKESEDKINVYFPDEKQECTFNAGDLRHSNEWFDNTWQNIKQRLDVVSALYGRDKISDTNKDELPSFDNREVAAASLNDDALHQKMIKTGDPMPVRDGKVVVESQAFRDLTKDCLLGQLRWRSSGKRRRSRSPVKAGVEAGLPTFVGFFVNSTLKLDPDNCRSSRDSRLSSSVVPPLSNLVMSR